A window of Eublepharis macularius isolate TG4126 chromosome 18, MPM_Emac_v1.0, whole genome shotgun sequence genomic DNA:
aacattagcaagaatccctttttctgttttatcctcacaaccaccctggtaGGCGGGCTAGGCTGAGGGTGTGCAATGGCCTAAGGTCCTCCAACAAGTTTCTACTACACCACATTATTTCTGTCTCCGTATTAAAGGACAAGATTAGAATAATACATTTTTATATCCCGctttgtccccagtggggaccccaagcagctcacgtcattctcctctccacttcagtcttacaacgaccctgtgaggcaggctaggctcAGAAGGCCTAAGCTACCCCAGCCAGCTCCCACGAGCAAGCGGGGTTTAAAGCCGACTCTGCCACCCACCCGGTGcttctcctccacctcctgggCGCGCCGGGCCCTCCAGCGGTCGATCAGCGCCTCCCGCTCCGCCGCCCGGGCCGCCGCCTCCTCTCTGGCCGCGCGGCACTCCTGCCTGCCCCGCTTCCGCCGCAGGCGCTTCTTGCGGCTCTTCTCGGCCTTGCGGCGCAGCGCGGCCAGGCAGCCCGGCTCCCGCAGCGGCCGCACCAGTTCCCGCAGCTCGGCCAGCCGCCTCTCCGCCgccgccttctcctcctcctccgcttcTCCTTCTTCTCCCGCCTCGCTCCGCCGCCGCCAAGCCCGGCACAGCGCCGCCACCTCGGCCACCCGCCGCAGCGCCTCCGTGGCCACCCGCCGGGCTTCGGTGGGGCTCGGGCCTCCGGGGGTCGCCGCCGGGGCCTGGGCGCGAGGGCGGGCCAGGAAGCGGCTCAGCCACCGTTCCGCCtcctcctcgccgccgccgccggcctcCTCTCTCGCTGAGCCGCCGGGCGGCAGCAACGCCGCCTCCGGCCCAAGCGGAAACCTAGGCTTCTCCCCGGGCGACACCGCCTCCGGCCTCCACTCAGGCAGCCGCTGCCACGGAGGACAAGGCGGGAAGGGAGGATGGAGCGGCGGGTAGCCGAGGGAAGGCCCCGGGGGCCCTGCTCCGCCGCTGCTGCGACCGCCGGGCGGGAACGGCGAAGGGAAGAACGCCTGCGAAGGCGGCGGCGGCCCGCCGCGGAAAGGGCCCGGCGGAGGGGGCCCCACGGGTGGGAAGCAGCGGGGCGGAGGAGGTCCCCCGAAGCCGGAGGGAAACGGCGGGGGCTGCGACATAATCGAGGCAGGCGGTGAGGCCTAGTCCCAACTGCACTCCCTCACAAGCTTAACGGCTGCTCCCGAACAGCCACTTCCGGTTGGGAAAGGAAGTAGGAAGAGGTTCTTCTGGTTGCCGGGGAAACCCAGGCGGGTGGTTTAAAATGAAAGCGGCAGAGGCCGGATAactagttgccagcctccaggtggtggctggagatctcccggaattacagctgatctccaggccacagaagtcagttcccctggagaaaagggctgctttcgagagtggactctatggaattatatcatgctgaggtcctttccctccccaaaccctgccttctccaggctttactccccaaatctccaggaatttcccaacttggagctggcaaccctggcctgcaggaaaaagaggaggaaagcGATCTTGGCCAGGGACGTGGGCCTTGTTTATCTTGAACGTACAGACCGATAGGGGAAGAAGAGACAGACTACTTCTATTGTCTGAGAACCTAAGTATGAATCATGGAAGAGCTggaagggtcatctaatccaatccCTGtccaatgcagaaaattcaaaccTACTCCCACTGTGGTGCagtgccagaggaaggcaaaaaacctccaggatccctggccaagttggcctggaggaaaattccttcctgccctcaaagtggcaattggcacaTAAGAAAGGATCGTGAGAGCCAAGTACtggcttatccccccccccccccccgaggacagtccaccacctcctgaggaagcctcttccactgaggaactgctctcataggaagttcttcctaaagtttagtGAAACACTCTTCGTTTAATTTTCTGGTCTGACCCTCCAGAGCAACAGAAAACCCCACTGCGCTCTATGTGACATCACCTCTCAGtcctctctccaggctaaacatacccagttccTTCAGCCATTCCTCATAcagcttggtctccagacccctcatcattTTTGTAGCtgtcctttggacatgttccagcttgtcaacatctgaAACCACGGTGACCAAAtttgaacacagtactccaaattaagtctaaccagagcagagcaaagtgataccatCGCTTCACTTGATCTGGACACTATAGTTCTATTGATGCaagcagcccaaaatcacatttgtctttttagctgctGCATCACACCTGACACTTATCGTACGGTCTGCTGACTCTATTCCTTTTCTCATGTACTGCTACAAACTTCACCCATCCTGTAATTGTGCATTTAATTTTTATTACCTAAATGCAAAACTTTtgagattcattaaaaaaaattagccgTTTTCCAGTCTGTCAAGATTATTTTGCATCTTTATTCTATCTTGTACTGTATTAGCTACCCCACTCAATTTAGTTTTGTCTGGAAATTTAATGAGGACACTCTCAGGCATAGAAAAATGGAATACTCTTCTCTGAGCTGCATTTTTGCATGCCACCAGACTGCCAGGATAGCTTATAGACTAATACAGGATGCAGTCCTCAACATCCAAGATGCTACCAGAGGGATTAAAATCTGGCTCCCTCAGTCTACAGCTGCCACCCTTGGGACTACTGCAGGCAGGGAGACTGTGGGAGCTGCCTTTGATTCGGCTGCAACTTCCAACTTCATGCTGAGAAAGGCTGTTTTCCATTGCTTGAGTTTTATTGATTTAGTTACTTTTTTCAATGAACAGGAAGCCTGTGTTTAAAGTCAGGGTTGGAGATCTTGTTCATGTCTGTGTTTCCAGTTGGATTTCCCAGTCAATCCACGGGACTTTTTGCTCACAATTAAATGGaccaccatccccccccccgaaagtCTGAAACACACTAGACAGATCCAGCTGGGGCCCCTCAAAAAATAGCTGGACGGGATTTCAGGGAAGTAAAGCCATGTTTTCCCGCTGCAAATAACAGCTTTCCTGTTTGCACCCCCTTCTGCCTGTCCCATAGAACATTCCCTGTTGTGCCCCCCTCCACTCAGGCAACTGCTGCCATGGAGGATAAGACAGTGGAGGGAAGGCGCGGGAGGGAGCCTTGCCTGGTGAGAATGGTTAAGAATGGCTGAGGAGGGGGCGACGGCTCCGGTGGCTGCACCAAAATCAAGACAAGCAGCAAGGCCTAGTCCAACTTGCGCTCCCTCAGACTGATTGTCACTCCCCAATCGGAGGAGTGAAAGACGCCCTTCAAACTGACAATGGAAGAAGTATTAGGTTGCTGGGTGGGCTACAACAATGGGATGTACCATTCTATACTGCAGGTAGGAGGATGCCATTCTTGAATCCTACATTTTTGAAACGAGCCAGCAAGGAATAGTGGCTAGAGCGTGTGAGAGGTTCTCCTAAACAAAGGTTCCTGAATAAACTTAACAATCACAGGGATTGAGGGCATACCATCTGGTACTTGATAGGAAATGGAGGGTAGAAGCAACTTTAGTCTTTTTGAAATCAGTGAGGCTGAGTGAGTCATTGGGATCAAGCTGTGAACCAAGCATCCAGCATGAGAATTTCAAAATACCTGCTCTGTGGGAGGCACCATTAAGCAACGCTGTCACGTCGGCTCAGAGCGGGTGGTTGCTGTTTATAGTGCTTGATGAGAACTGAGACCCGGATCCTACGTTCAGCTGGGACTAGGCTAAAAATCTTCAATGAATGCCTTATGCAAATCTAAAGCTCCTCCCGTCCGCCAGTCTCTCTACTTGCTTTCTTCAGCAGCAATATAGTTTTAAAGTAGGgggacaaaaaggggggggggctgggcaacATTTCACCAAGAGGTCCCCCAGCTCCCTATGGGTGGTTGAGAAATGCCAAAGAGATGTGAGATGACAGCAATCTGCTTTTTCGGCACTAGCAGCCATTACACGAATTCTGGCACTCAGCCTTAGTTGCATTTCTTTGCAATCAGTGGGGACATGACCAAGGAGAGTGACACAAATCACAGCCATATCTGTTCCCAACACCATGTGGCATTTTGCTAATGCAGAATAGCTTCATTCAGTCTACATCCAACAAGAATACAGATCAGAAAAACTTCTGAGGATTTGCCCTAACAtggcaaaagaagaagaagaaagaagaatcaAGCCTGTTAGGTATAGATTTTAATTTCAGAAGTGAATCAAAAAACTTACAAGTccttttacttttttttctttttttttttacaaatactcTACTAAAGGATAGAGTTAACTGTAAAACAAAGTGATATTGGCTTAAGTTTAAAATTAACGAGATGCAAGACCAGCACTGAAGCGTATAACTTAAATAAGAATTTTGTGCAAACAGTCACTACTGATTACATGAAAAATATTATACAATTAGACGTTACTTTCTTGTGTATCTTAATGTTATAAGAAGGTCGGTCGGGCAAAAAATATCTGGCACCAAAAAACTGATGCATGATGATTCCAGTACGTTCGATAAAATGTACTATATTAAAATATTGGTATAGAATTTTAAATATTCTATGGTCTAGTCCTTCCTGTAAACCTTTATTCCCTCAAAAAAGGtgttgccagttcctggttcacCGGTTCtcacaatttccatttttttccaaaagcaactttatattttttttaaggtCAGTAAATATTAATGGAACCTTTGGTATTTTATCCAATTATTTAAACGCTTTGCGTTACATTAGTAAAGTGGCGGAAGCAGCTCTGAAATTTGGCTACAGACCACAACTCACTTGCTCTAGAGCAGTCCCAACTACTCTAGAGGGTGTCGACCAGATTGTGCAAGCCCTTTTTCTAAGCCTTTGAAATCCAGTTTTTAAGGGATGTTTTCTGAATAAATGTAACAAGTACCTCCAGCACCCATAGCATATACATCAGGAGATGTTTAACACTTGACTTCCATGCTCAGTGAACTTCAAACGTAAGGAGCAAGACACAGTCAGAATAGTTTATCCTTTTTGAATACCCGagttagccccacccacccacattttTTATCATTACCCTAAAATTCCGTGACTGTTGGGAATACCAGCATTGCTTTCTggaattgaagaaaaacaaacaaaactatagCAGAGCCAAAAGTTTGCCAGCAAATGTTTTCAACATGCAAAAGGCACTATTCAAGGGGCCCAAGTCTTGCTGAAAGACCCTTACAAAGGTTTACACCTTTCCCCACGCCGACTCCCTGTTGTCTGCAGCCTAGGAAGCATGATGCGTTTGTGAAATACCTCTCTTGCTTCCTATAAACAGACACAACACAATCTGTCCAAGTCTGCCCTGCCTCTCAACTAGTTTGGCCGACTTCATTGATGCTGTCGCGCAGCATAACAGTCGGACTGTGTGCAGAAGTCACTAACTTGGAAGGATTATTCGGAAAGAAAAAGTGCTGAAGTTGAAACCAACCCAACAAGAGTGCTGGCGCCACGGCTGGAATGCCAGGTGCTAAGGAAGGGATGATGTAGACCACCTGGCTTCATGCCGGAGGGGGAGTTACTTTTTTTGCAACAGTCTCTTATGCATGAAATTGTCCCAAAGTCATTCCTCCCTGGAAAGACTGTCATTCCTCCCTGGAAAGACTGTCAGAAGGGGCGGGGAAGGATGCACTTTGCAAGGGGGAGAAAACATTCATGTGGCATGCTCCCACCTTTGGCTCAGCcctaagaagaaaaaaaatcttgcattTAAATACAGAAAAAGTCATATGCAACTCATTTCTAAACATCACACCTTTGAAGCCCGAGTGTCCACTGAATAAATCAATGTGATGTTACAAGTAATACATGATCTAATTCCCATTAGCGttgtcaaaagtttttttctgacCATGTATCATTTTAAGGAGAGATCCAATGTTATCAGGAGGCTGCacagctggaggggaggggaggggagggaaagagtggtctcaaaaaaaaattaagtgcatTTCCTGTGGGGTCATTAATCTGACTGTATTTAATTGTTTGCGGCATCTGCTTGGCGAGCCCAACTTTCTTCTTCAACTCCCGAATCGTACTCTTCTTCGGAAGGTTCTTTAGCTGCAGCCCTGCAGTTATAAACAAGCAGGATCCAGTGATTTGAGGAAGGGAAAAAGGACAGAAAGCCATTTCAGAAAAGAAGAGAGTCAGGAATGTTCAACTTTAACCTTGGCCCTTCTAAGCTCACAATCCAAACAGTGGAGAGTTTTTTTACCAGCTCAGTGGAGTTTCACACAGTGATCCCCAATGCCAGGCCTCCTATTTCTTTCCGAACTCTTTCTGAAAAGTTTGCTACCTGGCACAAGGGGCTGTTACTCAAGTGTGGTGGGTACTCGGAACTAGTTCTAATGCTTCTGGTGACCCTAGTCTGAAGATGACATGCAAGGAAGTGAAAGCTACTTAACGTTTTGCATTTCTCATAGTTATCTGTTCCAGGAGGGGACTGGATGATCTCTTGAAGTCAACGTTACAGTGTCTAGCAGTGCTCTTCAGCAAAACTCTCTTCAGGTTCAATGAGGAGGGGCTGTGCTTGAAAggtagaaggtcccaagttcaaccctggcatctccagttaaaaaggaccaggaatcatgtgatgtgaaagacccctacTTGAGACCTTGGCGAGACGCCGCCTGTCTGAGTAGACGATACTGTTGGActgatgatctgattcagtattaaGGGAGCTTCAATTTGtccgtgtttgtgtgtgtgtgtgtccgtccgTGTGTGATTTCCTGCTCCTTACAACAGGCTGGTCAATGCAGTTATTTCGAAAATGCATAGGCCAGTTTTGGGACTCCCAGCTCCTGCTGCTGAAGCAGAAAAAGCAGCTTCTCTGAAAGCGGCTGGGAAGTATGTCCCGTGCAAGCCCCTACTGAACTAAACCAAACACGGTGGGGCAATTTCCAATTGTTTCGATGCCTCACACAGATGAGTGGCTCAAGTACATTTTATCCACTGATTACAAATTATCTTTATGGGATGTAACCCAATGatacatttaaacacacacacacacacacacacatcatgacCAAGTGGTGTGAGATGCAGAATGCTGAAAAAAACCATCATTTACTAGTGAACTCCAAATATGTAGTTGGATCCCATGGCTCTGTTCTGCTAACAGTGCTGCTTTCTCGGGTACAAAGTGTCCCCATAAGCGAAGGGGCAACTCAGGACACAACAGAGGTTTAGAAAACATGCACAGTGTGGAAGAAGTGGCTAGAGGGAgttcttctttctctcccctaACAGTAGAACTTGGGGGTCCCCAATAAAGTTGACAGGCAAtcgattcaggatggacaaaaggaaatacttatttaatcaatgagtaattaaactgctttccatggtcatagattcaggagttagccgtgttagtctgtagtagcaaaatagtaaagagtccagtagcacctttaagactaaccaactttactgtagcgcaagctttcgagaaccacagctctcttcatcagatgcatctgacgaagagagctgtagttctcaaaagcttacactacagtaaagttggttagtcttaaaggtgctactggactctttactaattaaACGGCAGAACTCACTGCCAGTAGAGATAGTGATGGCCGtgggcatagatggctttaaaagagaggGAGACTAATTCTTGAAGAAGAGATCCAGAAATGGATGTTAAGCCATGGTGAGATCAGGGAATcaccatatacagaggcagtggATATCAACGCTTCGAGGGCAGCATCAGGGAAAGCTTTGACCTCTATGCCCCGTTTGTTggtcttccagggcaacaggtCAGTCACGTGAAACAGTATTctgaactagatggactgctGGCCTGATCCAGCGGTGCTCCACTCCCTGCACCGATCCATGgtgactcaaagcagctttcatcattctcccctcctccaattatccttacaataaccctgtgaggtaggataggcagagtgtgtgtaactggcccagggtcaACTGGCTTCAGTGGCCAAATGGGGGCTTGAacatgggtctctcagatcctagtctgaccctaacgaacatggtgtagtggttaatgggCTGGATTGGGTTCTGGGAGCCCCATGTCTGAATTCCCACTCTCTTGGGGAAGTTTGCTGGATGtccctgggccagtcatatactctcagcctaacctgcctcacagggctgttgtgagaataaaagggaggaaCGGAGCCACCCtgtgtccccactgaggagaaaggcaggttataaatgaagtaaataaaacaaatcttaACTACTGTTTTCACAACCAAAATCATAAAGAGCGGGCCGTCACCTACTAAAAGAGAAACCTAGAGTTCACTGCCAgagttaaaaaacaaaataaataaaatgtttctcCAGCACCCTCTTCTTGAAAGGGGCAGCTAAAAAATCCAGCTACAGATAGAGGAAGGGGAGATCTGCATCTAAACCTGTCTGAAGGACCCTGAGAAGGGCCCATCTACCTCAGCGGTCCATTCCATCTAGACTCAGAGGCCCAACGTTACCTGATGTATCCGGGGTCCTTCTTCCCTTCCACAACATCTTTGTCAACCTCGACGCACACAATGTCAGAGTTGGGTACTTCAAACATTGGTTCTAGCAGCAACTTTTCCTACGGGGACCAGAAGGGAACAGCAATCACAGTTTTGTCTACAGCTGTTTGTAAGATGACTTTCCCAAGACTTGCCTTACATGTCAGAATGACTCTTAAAGTCTAAAAAAGTTTAACAGTACATGTCAAAAtccccttcatttttttaaattagcaaGTGAAGTCACCTATTTCTAATTCCATTATGAAAAAAACAAACTCGGACAGCCCTAGCAATGAGGTAAGGCAAAGCAACTGCCTCAAGGAGATGGATTTTGGAGCATTGTTACAGGCAGCAGGAGGGATACAAACAAACCCGACTCATGAGATGTTCTCTTGCGCATAGTCCACTGAAAGGAACAGGAGCTACAAAAGAACAGGCAGGGCTCCAGTCTCTTCCCATGTACAGGAGAACCTGAGTAGCATCCATGTTCTAATAAGGGTATCTCAAGGCCTTGTGTCAGTCACGGTTATAAACCGAATTCATATGCAAAGCTTCACTGCTTTCTGCTACCAACTGATTTTCTTGTGTCCCAACTGTGCTCTTTAttactttaagaaaaaaaaatcccttccagagagctcagagtggcaatacatggttctctcctcctgcttcttatcctcacaacaatcctacaaGGTTAGTTAAGCTGAGGTCACTGagcgagcttcatggcagaggggatttgaacccaatccAACACTCTTAGCTATTACCCCACATTGGACATCTTTTACCAAACCCCATCTCCTTTCTTAGACCCGTCTACAAGTTCAGAAAAATCACATGGCCCGATTTCATGTAAACTGCatgcttcagactgcaggtagagGGCTGCAGCCTGAATGCTCCGTTATGTAAAAATCCTTCCCTCCTGGCATACTGAAAACTCGTACACCAGGGAACGATCTAGACTTTGAACTTCTCCCCTGCTATGCTAGCTTTCTAAGTACAGAGGAGTCATTACTTTTATACTTACCCAAACATGAGCAAAGATGCCCACCAGGAAATTGAGTTTCTTAGGAACAAGATCATACGGACTATAAAATAGGTTCAGAGCAGTTTCTAAAATCTGGCTCTGATCCTACACCTATTCCCAATATGTACAATAGCATTTTTATACATATGCAAAATTACTGCagaatttaaaagcaaagaccGGCAGAACATTTACCATTATAGACCTAAGACCTCTCGCCCCAGTCTTGCGGTCCAAAGCCAACCTGGCGATAGCCCTTAGGGCATCCTGGGTAACATTCAGTTCACACTGGAAAACATAACATGAAATTACACTTGGCTTGATATTTCACTTGCAATTTTCTAACCATCATTTATAATCAAACGGTAACCAGCattgttaaaagaaattctcttaaaTCCTCTTTCCCCAAAtatctccctgaaatccaacaatccctttcttttcctttttctgagaATCTGGAGCCTTGCATCCATTCTATCttgatcaaaagagaaattcaaagagaagagggggcaggaagggataTTCGGCaaattttcagaatttcactctgcagatgctcagaggcaggccacaTCTTCCCGTATCTTCCTGGCAGAGCCTCTCCCTATGGTGGGTAACCTAAAATACACTCGCAagggctgaaattacaaaagAATACATATTGCACCACCATGTGGTGTAATGGAAAATTACACAGAGaaatcaaagatccagaggagttagccgtgtcagtctgtggtagcaaaatcaaaaggagtccagtagcacctttaagactaaccaattttattgtagcataagctttcgagagccacagttctcttcgtcagatgcatggtacagaaactggtcaaatatagaagagaagggaggagaaggggaggagagagaagatgcagttagggggggagggggaagtaaccaaaacatttctttgctggtaaatgtaaacatctcctcttggtatggagaggcttatcgaaggcttatactacattggaactggatggtctggttgttttgttttgctgccacaaaccaacacggcaaactcctttgaagcctcacacaagccaattaatctccataccaagaggagatgtttacatctactagcaaaggaatgttttggttacatccctctccccccccaactgcatcttctctctcctccccttctcctccctcctcttctatatttgaccagtttctgtaccatgcatctgacgaagagaactcgattcttgaaagcttatgctacaataaaattggttagtcttaaaggtgctactggactccttttgagaGAAATCAAAGAAATTCCTCTtcagaaagcaaaaaagaaaaaagaatacaaggaATCAACAGCTATATCGAAAGAAGTAAATTTCGGGAGAAGAAATTCCACTCTCTATAACactgcaaaactgtaacaaatCAAAGCAGGACTCCTGCTGCTCTCCTGGAAATGAACATTAACAATGAGGCGCCCTGAACAGTCTTAAGTAGTAAGAGTCAAGCCAAACCTTGTCCATGCTGAAGAGGGCCTGGTATTGGGGAATCACAGCATTCCGGGGCTCAGTAAGAATTCGCACGAGGGTCTTCTCATCCAGGCTGTGCAGGGGAACCACGACTGGCAAGCGTCCCACAAACTCAGGGATCATGCCAAATTCAATGAGATCCCTAGCTTCCACGTGTCGGAGCAAACGGTCTTTCTCTTCCATATCTTGCTGTGTGCTGGACTCTCCACCCAAGTTGGCCAGGTCCGCGGCTGCAGCTGCTCGCCTGCCTTTCCCCAGGTTTGATGGGGTTCCGAAGCCAAGATACTGCAAGACAAATACTCTACATCTGAGAGAGAAGCTGTGTGGACTTCATTTTATTCTATGACAAAGACATAATGTACGTTGCTATGGCGACACCGATAATGCAGGGGGATCCTGACACTGCCCAAAACATAATTTCCAAATTGCACAAAGTAGTGTTTGTGGCATAGCTatctcctcttcctccaaggagtatTTTATCTTCCAATATGTCTTTGACAGAGGTTAGGTTGATCGCCATCTCAAGAACTTGACGGGGAGGACTGAAATGGGTTTTTCCATATACAAATCCAAAAAGCCACCCCATGCACCCAAACGACGTCTTGAATTTAATTTTGCAGGCAATGACAGCATTGCTTCTCAAATGTTCCCAACTTTTCCATCAAAACAATAGAATGCTATATATGTTGAGCAggtaaaaccttgtcttaaaaagcattttattcattccaaaagaaaaaaaaatggattattCTTTCAGCACTCTCCAAAACATCCATTGGAAAAAAAACTGGGGGAAAATTCTCTGACCTCTGGGAGATAGCCTGGGTGTAAAGAAAAAGTTTTGCTTGATACCTAAAAGCCAACTATCTAGGCCCCTGGTGAGCTTCACAGGGGAAGGCATTCCATAGCACTGAGAAATTCTTGCCGCTGCTCACCACTCATTTGGCAAACTTGATCTTAGCTGGCAGCCAGGACAGTACAAGAGAAGGTAGTCCTTCAATTGCCCTGGTCTCAAGCTACTCAGGGCATAGCCACGTGCCCAATTACAGACAGGCAGCCgctgcagatctttcagcacagggccAATATGATTCCTAAATCCCACCCCACAGCAAGGCAACTATTGCATTTTTAGACCAGTTGGATTACCCAGGTGGTCTTCAAAGTGGTTCCCAAATGAAGTACATTATGGTACTCCAACCTGGATATGATCAGAGCCTAAATGATTGTGACCAGATCATGCTTTTCGAGTAACGGCTGTAGCCGGTGTATCAGCGGAAGATGGAAAAAAGGTCTTTGTGCCCCAAGGAAGACCAAATGAGGGCTAGGATCCAGCGGCAGTTCCGAATGACAAACCTGTTCCTTGAAGGAGGAGTGCAACGCCACCCAGGACAAGCCATATCCTCCAGCAGCTTTATCACAGGCGAATATCAACTCAATCTTGTCTGCACTGAGCGTTAGTTTACCTGGCCTTATCC
This region includes:
- the PDCD7 gene encoding programmed cell death protein 7, with translation MSQPPPFPSGFGGPPPPRCFPPVGPPPPGPFRGGPPPPSQAFFPSPFPPGGRSSGGAGPPGPSLGYPPLHPPFPPCPPWQRLPEWRPEAVSPGEKPRFPLGPEAALLPPGGSAREEAGGGGEEEAERWLSRFLARPRAQAPAATPGGPSPTEARRVATEALRRVAEVAALCRAWRRRSEAGEEGEAEEEEKAAAERRLAELRELVRPLREPGCLAALRRKAEKSRKKRLRRKRGRQECRAAREEAAARAAEREALIDRWRARRAQEVEEKHREQELKAAADSVLSEVRKKQADTKRVAEILRGLEKLRKLRKEAAGRKGVCPPPEADEAFENEIQSLRELIKQRTEVYEAEERALRVMLEGEQEEERKREMEKKQKKEKEKLLQQKREMDCKLFGDPEEFPRYHLLEPFRQYYLQAEYSVPALIQIRHEWDRFLVPADHPEGSFIPPGWVLPSLPSSDIWGTAVG